AACGACTGCAGTGACTCATGACtgactagctttgttgttgcactgatctcaaTTCGATCACCAAAATGCAAGTGATTCGCTCTTCTTAGACTTCGCCAGACACTGCCACTTGACTTGATAGTTTTGCCGATATTCCTGTACAACTTGagcttttttggttggcattttGTCCCCAGAGAGATCGGCCTTACGCTTACGACCCATGTCGATCGGACCGAATGCACAAAAACCACGCGTTGACCGACAAATACCTTGTTTTTGCACATGCGCAGACAAGGCTGTTCCGGTCGGCCTTGAGCTAAAAGGGTTTTCGGGAAATCAAAATCCCGGTGACTACTAGTACTACAATTTCGACTTTAAATTTTCACACACGGAAATGGTTCTTGTGACCGGAATTTCCGGTAGAtttccgtaataccggaatttagaccctaaatccgtaataattccgggagggtaaacaggtctgtgaacATACTCTATGTTTCCTTCCAAGTGCTTTAGAGAAGGGTATTACCGTACTCAAAAACACAATAACTATACGCTCCTAGTTAGATTAACAGTTAACACGTTATGAACAGGCTCTATTTTTCCTTTCAAGGGCTTCAGAGAAGGATATTACCTTACTCAAAAACACAATAACTATCTAGTTTACTGGTTTTGTTCTACTTTAAAAGAATAACTTTTGTGTGGATTGAGTCAGCTCCTTAAAGCTCAGTtcacaaagagaaagaagaggTATAAAGACAATGATTATGTTTCCACTCACTGTTGCGCGTTGCCTTTGATTTGAGCTTCTTTGGTTTGGAATGGCTCCACTGTTCAGGTAGGTACTCATTGTCAGTTGAaccttggggaaaaaaaagacgaTAGATTTTCTCAGCTGCCTTATCTTTATTTCAAATCATTTGATAGATTATGCAAAATAgcaaaaaaaggacaacagctaAAAGACATATGCTTTTAAAATATCAATTTCGttgtcaaataactaaacacaAGAGTTTCCACTATGGAATGCGGTCATTCAACAACTAGGTAATGGGCGCTTAGTTAATCGTCCGTACATGACGCcagcatttctttctttctttatttggtgtttaacgtcgttttcaaccacgaaggttatatcgcgacgagggaaagggggagatgggataggggaaagggtggagatgggagggagccacttgttaagtgtttcttgttcacaaaagcactaatcaaaaaattgctccaggggcttgcaacgtagcacaatatatgaccttactgggagaatgcaagtttccagtacaaaggactaaacatttcttacatactgcttgactaaaatctttacaaacattgactatattctatacaagaaccacttaacaagggttaaaggagaaacagaatccgttagtcgcctcatacgacatgcggggtgcagagaaataaggatgtggaaaagaagacttttggtaagtgaaataaaggtgatggatccagtcaggcagaaataagacaacaagaaaagaattggaaaactgcagggaatagtagggagagttttcttggaaggaaatataggtgaaaggactggtaaggcagaaataagacaaaagaagagaagaaacagaaccgttagtcgcctcttacgacatgctgggtagcagcgggtaaattctttctagtcccaaccaatatgggactccccctaacccgcggggggtgacgcCAGCATGTTTCTAAATTAATTTATATGCAATAAAGCTTACTTTCGTTAGATGACGCTGAAGGAGAAGTGATCTGTGTGAATACACTGCATCTTTTGTTCATCATTGCCACACCAACAGGAGAGAATGTCCAGGAGGAAGGGGGCTCGCCTGGGGACATAATAAAATtataattaattatttattgtATTAATTATGTTATGTTCAAAATAAATAAACGTGTGTTCCGTGTTATGAGTGTACAGGAATGAACTATTCTTCAAAGGTACAAATACATTTCAGATGTAAGACAATCAAAATGCATCAACGAATGCAGTTCTACCCCTCATCCttaacccccacccaccccccaacaTTGACGCcgtaaaaaaaacacctccgACAAGCGTGTTGGACACAAACAACTCTGTGAGTTAAATTCAAGCTGTTCCCACTCGAACACAGGAACCCCCTGACCTTCATCCATCTCCAGTCGCGCCCCCATGGAAAATTGGTTGACTAAGGAGAAAGATATATACTGAACTGTTTGAGCATGCACTGCTGTCAGCAGCACACCGTTGAAACTTCCTTTGGATTTCTGGTGCTTCCTCATCATCAGCAGAATCTGACAAATACAAAAACATGAATAACCCTTGTGATATTacctcattttttgtttgtttgtttgcttaacgcccagccgaccacgaagggccatatcagggcggtgctgctttgacatataacgtgcgccacacacaagacagaagtcgcagcacaggcttcatgtctcacccagtcacattattctgacaccggaccaaccagtcctagcactaaccccataatgccagacgccaggcggagcagccactagattgccaattttaaagtcttaggtatgccccggccggggttcgaatccacaacggggcggacgccttaccactaggccaaccgtgccggtcatattACCTCATGCCAGGGTGACAAGTTTATACTAAATAAGTAAATGTATTCACTTTTACATGGAATGGCAGCTACAAATAAGAAATTAAATCTACTATGTTACTTTGTgggagtgaggagggggggggggggggggggggggggggtaaagagaaagaaaagtcaTGTTTGCAACTACAAACTTAAGAGACTTTCAGACACTGAACAGCGACATCGCCATTCAAATACATGTCCTGTCCCCACTCCAACACCATGAAGATGGGATGGATTCAGCCCATATTGTCACTTACTGTCACCTACTGCGGTGGAGCGCTGCGGACTTAAATTAagggcccctcctgtttttgaaCACCAGGAGCtatctagtttgctgttaggtaggcACCGGCTCATCTTTCCTGCTTCCTTACTTTCTTTTACTATCAACATTCTGTTCACAGTTGTTATTTCTGCCAAAGTGACCAATCGCATTTGTTTTTATCCGAAACTGGGAGTGCTTGCAGTACTGTAGTTGATAGCATGCgtacacagaagaagaagacttactGTCAGGTGCAGCTGTAGCAGGACAAGGTTGATGCATAGGCGGAGAGGGCTGGTTATGTGGCGGTGCCAAAGAGTCTTTTGTTGCGAACCTTCCTGATGCAGATCGTTCTGGAATAGGGCTGTGACCCTTTTCAACAAATTCTGTAAATAATAGTTACAATATGATAGAATAGATAAAATCCCAGATCGCAAGTACAAAAGTTTATGTAGTAAGTACCGTAGTATTAATGTTTGCTTTATTGTGTAATGCAAATTAATGTTAGCACAATATATCACATTGTAGTGTGCATTGAAGTATGAACGTTCTCAATttagatttaaaacaaataaaattgtaTTGGTGGTTCAATGTCACTAGCCACAACAAAGGCGAtaccagagagagggagaccgggattcaaacctgtGACTATGAGAGTCAGAGGAACTATATGTAGTCCACGCTGTGTACCGAATGAGCCATCTCAGCCCCCCAatttagaagaagaagaagaggcagaagaagcagaaggagaagaagatgaatttaagaatacaaaaaaaaggttattacaATACTAGATTTAGAGATAGTCTagctgtgttcattttgtgcaaaaAGAGCAAAGGAATTCATCTTCAAAATGTCACACATACCTGCCTCCTCATCCGAGGTGATGGCTTCATCTTCAGCCACTTCCATCTCATCCAGGGTGCAGCGCTGGTGGTCTTGCAGCTTCCCCTTTTCAAGGGCAAGGAGTAATTTGCTGACTTTGGCCAACTGCATCATGTCTGATGGGAGGCGGGTAGTACTCGCGGTGAGTGCGAACATCATGTCCCATAAACTGAGCAAGGGCATCCAGCTCGTTGTCCTTCAAACTGACTATCTGGGACAGAGTAGCAACCTGCTTTCGAAGTGAAGTAGATGTGATGAACTGTGGCTCTGCCAACTGCGCTGATGTCACAAACTTTCGAAGCGTGTCAGATCCCCGAATGTGCCCCTCCGACTGAAAGAATGTGCAAGAAAACACAAATTTGTTGGAACCGCTGACACCAGCATCATCTCTTTTTTGCACAAGCAGTTCCACAGCTGCTTTCACCTGTGCAGTCATGAGAATTGGGACAATTCGGCCACGTTTTCCGATTATCTCAATCCTGGTCAGCTTGTTACATAGATTTTTTCAAATGTGCTAAGTGATTTGAAGACATCCACATCGTGAGTTTCGTGTTGATTTAGATCTACTAGTTTCATTCTTGAGGCCTCGCCTGACCTTCTCCTGTTGAAAAGGATTATCTGGGTCAGAGTGACTTCCGCAAGGCTTTTCCATGCTGCCTTGATCTCCTTTTCTTCGTGTGCTGTAGTGAGGGTTTGGGTGGCCGCGGCTGAAACATTGCTGAGGTGAGAGGAGAGCTTGGCGACGTCTCTCGACAGAGGAAGACGTTTTGCATGTCCCTTTTTCTGTTCATACAGATTGCGACTTGCGTGGGCAGAAATTTTCTTCATTCCATCTCATCTGATGGAGTTTCAGGTATCCCTGAACATCACACTTCAGACTgtcattccttttttccacggCCTGGACCTCCAGTATGTCAGCACACAGCTTGATTGTGTAGCCAAGTTTGTTGGCTAAGGATGGAATTCGGAATTTTATTCCTCTGCTTCGTAACCAGCGACTTGTTTGGTTGCTTCTATTACCGTTTTGAACATTTCAGGCGTGAGAAATTCCTTGAGAGAAGCGTTTTCAAGTCCTACACTTTTCGCAGTTTCAATAACAGACGTGAAACCTCCCTCACTTTGTTTCGTATTTGGGCGAAACGACTCGGGGTTAAATCCGTGCCGTTTTACTTGCTTCTCGCAAGCTCTGTTGATCAAAGGGTCAGTTTTGACTACCAGACGGATATGGNNNNNNNNNNNNNNNNNNNNNNNNNNNNNNNNNNNNNNNNNNNNNNNNNNNNNNNNNNNNNNNNNNNNNNNNNNNNNNNNNNNNNNNNNNNNNNNNNNNNNNNNNNNNNNNNNNNNNNNNNNNNNNNNNNNNNNNNNNNNNNNNNNNNNNNNNNNNNNNNNNNNNNNNNNNNNNNNNNNNNNNNNNNNNNNNNNNNNNNNgagagagagagagagagagagagagagagagagagagagagagagagagagagagagttcaagggaaacaacccttTCCGTCCTTGCTCAAGCTTGTCAAGCTTGTGTTGTCTCCCAGCAATGCCTAAGATCtttctatattttgtttcagtcgcTGGGCCGCTTTCAGCAGGATCTGCAGAACGGATTGCTAAGGATTATGGGAACCCAGCTGAGCGACATGGGCGACTATGCCTGTGTGGCCAACACATCTGGTCATCTCCTCGTCTCTTCCGCCACTGCCCGCCTCACTGTCACAAGTAAGTATCCAGTGCATGGCatgtaacaaatgtttttaACAATTCAAAAGTAGGGATACGATATCGTTTAACTTTCCCTGGCGAGCATCATAAACAGGCTTTGCAGAGGGTATTTTTTTCCCAATAAATTTCAACTTTTCATTGCGACTAATTGTCTAAcagaatgagcgcttctggggtgataacgcgagacaactcctgtgatcttgccgcaaggttccgcctgttaccattgtctttttaccgtataaaatgcaccacttacacacaaactgttaccaaagcgacatgctatttgggaccaatgcacgtttttttcctttctcgtgtgatcttgccgcgaggttctgcctgttaccagccgaaagaaagaaagaaccgcCCTTTGTCTAACACTTTTGCTTGCTACCTCAGGTGCTCATTATTGACATGTTCGACTGTTATCAGTTTTTGCATGGGGATCATAATGTCAAATCAGCTGTTCCCAAGAAAAATTGTGTTGGGCAAGCAGGAGAGAACATTCAAACCTGCGCTGGCAACCACCTCTTGATAGCAACCACCTACCCATTGTGACCGCCCCAAAGAAACCCCGATGTGGTTCTGTCCTATTTGGTTTCCATAACAAGCACCTGTCTGTTAGGGCCTATTTTAGTTGGTCCTTTGGCTGGTCATTAcagacaggttccactgtatatcagACTTTTGTCCTCatctgtgtttgattgttttttgtttggtttatcGTGGTTTTTTTGTAAAGCAGCATTGATATTGTGTGTGCAGAGCGCCTCAAGTTCTCACCGACCCCGTCAGACGCTCAACTGGAACTGGACAAGGTAGGAGAGATAGAGTGCAAGGCAGAGGCAGAGACGCAACCGCACGTTCGCTGGTTGAAGGTTGGATCCGGCAAGATGTACCGACTGCCAGATCACGTGTACCAGCGCGGCAACAGGCTTGTGTTCGACACGGCGCGCCGCCAGGATGCAGGCTCCTACATGTGTGTGGCTACGCATTCTACGCAGGGGATCATCAACGCTACGATTTATGTGCACATTGTTggtgagtggtttttttcttcattcctttcgtgtgtttgtttgttatgtgTTGCTGAAACGAACATTACTAGGGCAGGGATAAGGTGAGAAAGCACACCAAATAGACTGATTGTCTGATTTCATTTTAGAAACAACGGATCATTTTCAGAATCAGTTAGAGTATCTTCACCTAGTAAGAGGTTCCATGGATCACTTGACCAGGTTCCTTAGCAAATTGATCAGTCATGTCTTACACCTGCCAAAAAAACTGTCAGTCTACTTGTTTGTGATGCCTGGGTGATCATTGGCAGGACCACAAGATTTGTTTAACTCAGTTTGCAAACAGACAAAGGGGCTGCAGTTTATTCCATATCATATGCCATATGGTATGAATAAATGTTACAATGCTCAGTATTCCCAGTCCTAAGGTGTTGAGTAAACCCGTTGCTAGGATGACTTGTGGGCAGCAATGTGGTAGGTCTTCATTCAATATTTAACCAGCAGCCTACAAAACTTGCAAATAGCAATGAAGaggtgttgatgttgtttcAGAATGGCCGGCTATCACAGTGAAGTCGAACAACGTGACCGTGTTTGAGGGACAGCCGGCACTGCTGCACTGCGTTGCCAAGGGGTCTCCCAGTCCCCACATCTCATGGTACAGAGACAGCCAGCCCATCCTGCCTGATGCCAGGAGATACACGGTATGTTCTGACTTCACTGTATACACATGCATGCACCAATCCAGTGACAAGCGTCTGACAAGCACCTTTTGTAGCTTTACAATACTACTAAAGCATaaatatttttattgtttttgtttctggcAAACAGTAAATAAAATGTGTAATTTGTGGTTTACTAGACCCTATTTTGGCTTGTTGCAGATCTTCAAGAATGGCAGCATGAATATTCGCCAGGTGTTCATCGAAGACAACGGAATGTACGCCTGTGTGGCCAACAACACTGCTGGTGTGGCCCGATGGGACTTCTACCTGCGAGTCACAAGTAAGCTTGTAATACTGTGTATTCTCTGATTCAGAAATAcatcgacccaatggtctttatAGAGGACAGACAAAAAATAATTATGAGACAAATGAAAGAGTTTGCTCTGGATGCGATCTCTGGCAAGATTATTGGATTTGTGAGTGATGCATGTTTGTAACTTGTGTGACCTCTCTGCCCACAGACCACCCCCTGGATGAAGAGGAAGATTTCAACATGGTCAAGACCATCATCATTGCAGTGTGCAGCGCGGGTGCCTATCTGGCCCTTGTCATCGGTCTGACTGCTTTCTGCAGCTACCGTCTCCTGACGCAGTGTCGCAATCACAAGGCTCTGCCATGTAAGTGACTTTTCTTAGTTTGCCCACACACAGTAGACAGACTGTTAATTCAACTCTTTCTAGCAACCTTGGTTTCTCAATTCGTAGCCGACTCAGTTGTGCAGTCATAGAGCACTTGCCCTCTACATTGTTGAGAATCCCATCGCAAGGACATCATGATTTGACAAGTTGGAAATCTTGCAGTCATACTTGTTGCTGTAGCTTAATTGTTTGAAAACATGTTCTCTTTGTCACCACATAATCATATTGATGCAGGAATGGATAGTAACACAGACTATAAAGATAATGGATCAACcaaaaaaagtatatattttTCCTTACCGTTTTCTTTGAGCCTGTTCTGTTTATTCCAATTCATGTACATACCACTAAGCCTAAGTTAGTATTAGGATCATGCACTCATTAAATATCTTTCCCTGTCAAATAATTTGCGATAGAAATAACATTGATATCTTCGTTTCTTTCCTCTCACAGTGAAGGCAGAGAACGGAGACCTGCATCGGGAGCAGCACGAACTGCTGATGAAGGACCGAGACTCGTGCGCTCAGTTCCGCAGCGACAGTGACAACCGATCTCACGCTGGCTCCGCCCTCTCCTCCCAGCCCGGCTCGCACTCTTCCCAGTCACAGAACTCTCGCAGTCGCCGCCCCAGTCTTGACCGTCTGCAGTACCCACGCCACCAGCTCAACACTCTGGGCATCATGGGTAAGAAATGAGTTAATTCATTATGCACAGCTTTTCAGATTCAGTGGAAACCCCctgttaaccccccccccccccaattcaagaccccctcccttttaagacattgtttttgcagactttctgttcataacctctgtaaatttaataCCGTTTTTAACCCCCTTCtgttttaagatctgattttcccagattttgggaggtctgaatggggaggttccactgtgcaTTGTTTGCCCACAGATGCTGCAGGGCTGTGAAAAACAGAACCAAGTGCTAACACCTTTTTGGTGTACCAGgaaagagaaaggaaaaaagatgatagaagaaaagaaaaggtgaTAACAGGTAGAAATGAGGTGAAATAAATGAGTCCTGCAAAACAGAACATtacaagttcaagttttattcgtccataacccatgggggcattttgaacaatacatacaatcaatacaatcatgatatatgctaataaaaaagaattaaaaaaaaaatttgtgtgaaaaactgttacaaattctattaataaagtccaaaatattctttagcaatttctttttcttagtagcaaacaactttttaaatttaagtgcattagggtTTTTTccccaatagtaaggtggtaacaactcagctctttcttcgttgaaaaaatcagacaaataaataatgaaattcatcacctatgtttTGTGATAcacatatatagctattctgatgaacacgtgggggaattcgggggctgtgattggatagtctcttcctatcatcaaagcatattgctgccgaagtcggccattttactcaatatccaaaagcatattgagtaaaatggcatccaaaagcatattgagtaaaatggccgacgcatggttctGGTTTACACATCTGcaccacgcggcgatgtttctatcgacaacagcatacactgacaacttgaaattcttctcgggaatgtttttcagctttacaaacttgaaattcttctcgggaatgtttttaaGCTAagttacaaatgtcgatagcaaatttccagaagctgcaatctgaagcgacctatctctgattctagcagacgatctctccaatgtttaacacaaaatcagcaaactctcctgtcacatagaacgtccattgtatagtgcaatgttgaaatgaagttactggtctgaaacatttagtcgtttcttctgagacaatccttgttctctt
This Littorina saxatilis isolate snail1 linkage group LG17, US_GU_Lsax_2.0, whole genome shotgun sequence DNA region includes the following protein-coding sequences:
- the LOC138953666 gene encoding inactive tyrosine-protein kinase 7-like; this translates as MGTQLSDMGDYACVANTSGHLLVSSATARLTVTKRLKFSPTPSDAQLELDKVGEIECKAEAETQPHVRWLKVGSGKMYRLPDHVYQRGNRLVFDTARRQDAGSYMCVATHSTQGIINATIYVHIVEWPAITVKSNNVTVFEGQPALLHCVAKGSPSPHISWYRDSQPILPDARRYTIFKNGSMNIRQVFIEDNGMYACVANNTAGVARWDFYLRVTNHPLDEEEDFNMVKTIIIAVCSAGAYLALVIGLTAFCSYRLLTQCRNHKALPLKAENGDLHREQHELLMKDRDSCAQFRSDSDNRSHAGSALSSQPGSHSSQSQNSRSRRPSLDRLQYPRHQLNTLGIMGKGCFGDVFLARTKGPRPGDQEILVVVKSLLTKGEREVRDFYSEMDMFARVEHPNVVHLVGVCREAEPHFLITEYCDWGDLKQFLLATRSDNGRRGTRVPALTSSQKLSMGQQVAAGMDALASQGLVHGDLAARNILLTSRMQLKVARPSLCGDVYASEYYPLHQRLVPLRWMAPEAVGEEEGGVMCTTAGDIWAFGVFLWEVMQLADLPYRLLSDEEVLRALQHGQAALELSELYSPTVMNLLQRCTAQLPSQRPAFSEISTILSLAGSDVV
- the LOC138953665 gene encoding uncharacterized protein isoform X1, with product MMQLAKVSKLLLALEKGKLQDHQRCTLDEMEVAEDEAITSDEEAEFVEKGHSPIPERSASGRFATKDSLAPPHNQPSPPMHQPCPATAAPDNSADDEEAPEIQRKFQRCAADSSACSNSEPPSSWTFSPVGVAMMNKRCSVFTQITSPSASSNESSTDNEYLPEQWSHSKPKKLKSKATRNSSNQPRRLWLEEEVKAVEAHLLKYIATQVLPRKEDIQKCLQAEEALKNRTWLHVKNYVRNRITALQRNQRN
- the LOC138953665 gene encoding uncharacterized protein isoform X2, whose product is MMQLAKVSKLLLALEKGKLQDHQRCTLDEMEVAEDEAITSDEEAEFVEKGHSPIPERSASGRFATKDSLAPPHNQPSPPMHQPCPATAAPDSEPPSSWTFSPVGVAMMNKRCSVFTQITSPSASSNESSTDNEYLPEQWSHSKPKKLKSKATRNSSNQPRRLWLEEEVKAVEAHLLKYIATQVLPRKEDIQKCLQAEEALKNRTWLHVKNYVRNRITALQRNQRN